TTATCTTTTAACTAATGTTGAAGAGGGAAACAGTACCTATGTTAGATTTAGAAAACTTAAATCCTAGATTCTCAGATTCATATGGACAATTATCTGTGGAATATGTTTTTATTTTAGTTATTTCTATGATTGTCATATTCTCTACTTATTCCATTATAATAAATGAGAATGAAATTAATGTAGCTATGGAAGCAGCAAAAAGTGGAGCTAATGAAGGGGCATTAGTTGATGGTATGGCTGTCTATACTAATAATGAGTATTATACGGTTTACTCGGATAAAAAACTAACTCATACAAAATACATTCAAATAGTAAATATCAGCTATTCGTATAATGGTTTCAATCCTCAGTTACAAAGACCTGAAATAGATATTCAGGTAACTGCATTGTCAAATACTGATTTAACTAACGAGGAAAAATCAAGATTATCTCAAAAAATCAATACACGTATAAGACGCTCTATAATATATACATTCAATACCTTGAATTATACTAGCGCTCCTAGTTATGATACCTGTTACTCTGATAATTATTGTTTTCTAACTAAGGATGTAATATGGGTTTAATTTCGAGCTTTTTTATAATATGGTAAATTGATTGTTAAAAATAAGTATTTTTTCATATTCTTTTTATTTAGGTTTTTTTAATAAATGGATTGGATTATTATATTTAATTCATTTAGATTAAATAGGGTTTTTTTTAATCTTTTTATGTTTTTTATAGAAGAATAGATTGAATTATTTTATATTTAATTTATTAAAAAATAAAATTAATCTTTTTATTTTAAAAATAGGGTTTATATTTGATTCATTTAAAAAAAATAAATCATTAAATTTTAGTAAATAAAAATCAAGATAATTTATATATAATATAAATGATCTTTTAATATTAATATATGTTCTAATGATTCGTTTCCTGTCATTATAGGCATATATATCGCTACTAAAATTCCGATTATACCAAATATTATACCAATACCCCATATCATTTTAACAGCAGTTTCCTCTTTAATAGGACGTTTTAAAACTAATCTAATCAATGATTTGAATCCTTTTTTAGGTCTTACCAATTCCTCATTTTCATTTATCTGGGTTGGTTTTTGTTCGGATCTATTCATGAATCCTGCACTGTAAAATTTAAGACATGCGTCAATAATATTTGGTAACATAATAATGAATGCTACAAGTTTTATTCTTCCAATTAATGCAATGGCAGCTATTGTTGCACCAATAATGAGGGTTCCAGTATCTCCTGGAAATACTTTTGCAGGTGGTTTATTGAAGTGTAAGAATGCTATAAGAGCTCCAAGTAAACTCATACTTAAGATAGTTACGTCGTATTTTCCAAGAATTATACATGCTATTGTAAGTGAGGTCATGGATATAATACCAAGACCAGACTCCATTCCATTTAATCCGGCAAGCATATTTGTAAGGTTACTTGCTATAGATACAATAATAGGTATTGCAATGAGATATAAAATTCCAACTCCTGGAGGTGCAATCCAAATAAGTGGTAGGCCTGCTAAAAATAACAGTACTAATTTTTCCATAGATTTTAATGCTAGAATATCGTCCACCATTCCGATCATACCAACGAGAAGTATAACAACTAGAACAACAGATAATTCAAATGTTAAATCCGGATGTAATAAAATTCCTACAAAAATACCTAAAATAAAACCAAATAATATTCCAAGTCCACCCATCTCTGCAACTAAAGGTTTCGTACTTTTATGTATGTCTTTACCTACAATATTAGCTTTTTTAAGTCTTTTAATTAAATGCGGCATCATCCATCTGGTTAATATTAAAGAAACTAAACCACAAATAATCGCAACAGCAGTTAGTGGAATTCTTGCCGTTATAATATTCATTTATTTTTTCACCTTTAATGATTATAAGATAACTCCTTTTTTTAATATATATTATTATATGATAATTAATATTTTTATTGATTAAGTATTCGATTTCCTATTTGACTTTATTATTTTTTTTAAACGTTATAAGATTTTAAAAAGTAAAAATAGGGTATTTCTCTTAAATTTTTGATTTAATATGAAAATTCTCTCTATTTATATATTAAATGGTTTTAAAATTGATTTTAAAATTAATTGTCCAAAAACTGTATTATTATTAAATTTTAATGGTTTCAATTTCAATAATCTATTGAATTAAGAAAATTATTTGTTTTAAACTTATGTATTTTTTAACATTCGATAATTTGAATATGTATTAATTTCTATTATATTTTATTCTACTAATGATTTAATTTTATTTTTTCGGGTTTTTTTAGGTATTTAATCTTTTTTAATAGATTCTAACTATAATTAACTAGTTTTTTTAAATTATTAAATTTTTAATTTCTTTCTCGTAAAATAAAATCGATATGTATTTATATAATGTTTTTTTAATTTATTTATATAGAAATTAATATTTTAAGAATTTAATTTGTATAATTTTTTAATTAGTTTTTATATTCTGTATAAAGATTTTTATCAAAGTTATTCAGTTAATTAAAATATTATTTTTTATTATATACAATTAAAAGTTGATTTTATATGAAAATTCAAAGAAATAAGATTTATCTTTTATTATTGTTTTTTTCAATAATGATTATATCTGTTTCAGCAGTTTCTGCAGGGGATATTAATGATAATTCTACTGTAGATTCTCAAATTAGTGATAATTCTGAGACTAATCTTTCTGTTTCTGGTTCTACTAATAATTCGGAGGATATTCTTGATCAATCTCGAAATATTTCAGATGATTTGGGAGTAACTGATAACGATTCAGATAGTCAATATTCAAAAACAGTATACTTTGATTCAAATGTTTTGGATGATACTGGTGATGGAACTATTAACAGTCCATATAAAACAATAACCAGTACTAGAATTAATGGAAACTTAGCTATTATTACAAATGGTAATTATGTTATTTCAGGTAATTTTTACTTAACATCTCCTACAAAAATAGTTGGTTCAGCTACTTTGGATACAATCTTAAAGTTTTCAGGTAATACTGTTAGATCAGATAATTATTTAAAACTTGTAAATTTAACTGTATCTAATGTAAATTTCTATAATCGTGGTGAATTCTTTGCATATAATGTTCTTTTTGCAAATACTACAGATTATAGTGATAACAATTTTGGTGGGGTAATCTATTCCATTGGTGATGTAGGTATATACAATTCTACTTTCCTTTCATTAGGCTCAGAATATGGTGGAGCTATTTACCAAACATTAGGAAATCTTGAGATTGTAAATTCAACATTTATTAATATCTCCTCTTCCAACTTTGGAGGAGCAATTGCAATAAATGCCTCAAATTTAAAAATTTCCAATTCTCAATTTAATAATGTAGTAAGTACCGGTGATGCTGGTGCTGCTATTTACTCCACATGTTCTAATATTGTCATTGATCAAACTAGTTTTACAAATTGTAGCTCAACTTTTGGTACAATTTGTCAACTTGAAGGTAATCTTAATATTTCTAATTCAAACTTCACAAATAACTCTGCTAAATATTATGGTGGAGCTATTTACGATATGTATGGTCCTATAGATGTTACAAATTGTAGATTCTTTTATAATACTGCATTAAATGGTGGTGCTATATCTATAGATAATACTACTGCATCAATTAAAAATTCAAAATTCAAGAATAATAATGCGACTTACTATGGTG
Above is a window of Methanobrevibacter boviskoreani JH1 DNA encoding:
- a CDS encoding MraY family glycosyltransferase; this encodes MNIITARIPLTAVAIICGLVSLILTRWMMPHLIKRLKKANIVGKDIHKSTKPLVAEMGGLGILFGFILGIFVGILLHPDLTFELSVVLVVILLVGMIGMVDDILALKSMEKLVLLFLAGLPLIWIAPPGVGILYLIAIPIIVSIASNLTNMLAGLNGMESGLGIISMTSLTIACIILGKYDVTILSMSLLGALIAFLHFNKPPAKVFPGDTGTLIIGATIAAIALIGRIKLVAFIIMLPNIIDACLKFYSAGFMNRSEQKPTQINENEELVRPKKGFKSLIRLVLKRPIKEETAVKMIWGIGIIFGIIGILVAIYMPIMTGNESLEHILILKDHLYYI